GCACGACGCCGGAAGAATTTACGCTACAGGCGTCAATGCGTCGGGATATCGATCGCCTCTTGGATCAACTCACCGATCAGCAACGGCAAGTCATCGCACTGCGCTATGGCCTCGAAGATGGTCAGGTGATGACGCTGGCTTCGATTGGCGATCGCCTGCAAATCAGCCGCGAACGCGTGCGTCAGTTGGAGCGCGAGGCGCTACACACCTTGCGTCAAGCGCGATCGCAAGTGCAGGAATATCTGGCTAGCTAATGTTTCCGACGGCAGCGATTCCGGATTTGCGGCGATCGCTGCTGGCTTGGTATGAGCAGCAGGGGCGCGATCTGCCGTGGCGTCGGACTCGCGACCCCTACGCCATCTGGATTTCGGAGGTGATGCTGCAGCAGACCCAAGTCCAGACGGTGATTCCCTACTACCAGCGCTGGCTAGAACGCTTCCCGACTGTGGAAGCACTGGCGATCGCCGATCTCAATGCTGTTCTCAAAGCTTGGGAAGGGCTGGGTTACTACAGTCGCGCCCGCAATTTGCACCGTGCTGCCCAGCAAATTGTGACGGAGCATCAGGGATATTTCCCCGAGGATGCAACTGCCGTCGAAGCTTTACCTGGCATTGGTCGCACGACTGCGGGCGGCATTCTCAGTGCGGCTTTCAATCAGCCCCAAGCGATTTTGGATGGCAACGTGAAACGGGTGCTGGCTCGTTTAGGGGCGTTGCCGCTGCCACCGGCTCGGGCGATCGCGCAGCTCTGGCAATGGTCGGAAGCCCTAATCGATCCCAAGCATCCCCGCGACTTTAATCAGGCGATTATGGACTTGGGCGCGACGGTCTGTACCCCGCGCAAACCTAGCTGCGATCGCTGTCCGTGGTCGTTTGCCTGCGCCGCCTACAATACCGAAATGACTGAACAACTCCCCCTACGCGAAGCTAGCTCGCCGATTCCCCACAAACAAATTGGTGTCGCTGTCATTTGGAACGATCGCGGCCAAATTCTGATTGATCAACGTAAACCGGAAGGCTTGCTGGGCGGGCTATGGGAATTCCCGGGCGGCAAAATTGAAGCGGGCGAAAGTATCGAAGACTGTATTCGCCGCGAAATTCAAGAGGAACTGGGCATCGCGATCGCAGTCGGAGAACATTTAATTTCGGTTGACCATACCTACACGCATTTTCGTGTGACGCTGCACGTTCACCACTGTCAGCATTTAGAGGGTGAGCCGCAGGCGATCGAGTGCGCTGAAGTTCGCTGGGTAGAGCCCTCAGAATTAGACGATTTTGCCTTCCCCAAAGCAAATCAGCAAATTATTGCAGCGATCCAAAACAAATGAAATTGCTATTTAGGTCTTGACTAAGAGGCAACTCAGATATGAATAAATCCATCAGATCGTTCTAATAACGACAATAGGGATTTCTTGCAGCAACGCAGTACTGGTAAACACTTTGTCGCATCTGCTCTACGCTTTGGGCGCTGATTGGGTTTCCAAAACAATTGCCTTTTGCAATCAAGCTATTAGTTTTTGGCATGGGATAAGCAGCATCCATAGTGCCGTTATTACCATGCAACAGGCCAACACCTCGGAATACCATTATAAAAAGCGGGTCACCATCTATACAGCGGATCTCAACACCCCTGTCTAAGTCATAGACAATTGATGCCTTCACTGCTGTGGACAATACTGCTTCCAACCCAGCTAAAAACAATATTGATGCAACAATTAGTTTCATGTAGGTAAAATTAATTCAACTATAGTTTTTATGACTTGTTTTTTTAGGACTTTTGGTGTTTCTTTCAAAAGTTTTCCATTCCGGCGAGCTTCTGCAACAGTTTGTTAATGCTGCCCTGCCTGCCTTCGGCTCAAGCTGGGATGATGAGAGGCGGAGCCTGCCCCGTGCTAGCCACAACCAGCGAGCTCATTACTGATCGAAATTCGTGTCACGTCTATGACCGTTGCAACTCCGAACCTTACGACCGTTCCGGTGCCCCCTAGCGATTCCCGCGAGCGGGTCAAGCAGTTCATGCAGACGCTGCAGGATGAAATCTGCGTGGGTCTGGAAGCACTGGATGGTGGCAGTCAGTTTCGTGAAGATAGCTGGGAGCGTCCTGAAGGTGGCGGTGGGCGATCGCGCGTGATCCGCGAAGGCAATGTCTTCGAACAAGGCGGCGTCAACTTTTCAGAGGTTTGGGGCGAAAAACTGCCGCCTTCAATCTTGGCGCAGTATCCCGAAGCCGCCGGTCATGGCTACTTTGCGACGGGCACCTCAATGGTGCTGCACCCGCGTAATCCCTACATCCCGACGGTGCACCTCAACTATCGCTACTTTGAGGCAGGTCCCGTTTGGTGGTTTGGCGGCGGCGCTGACCTAACGCCCTACTACCCCTTTGCCGAAGACGCTAAGCACTTCCACAGCAGCTTCAAGGCCACCTGCGATCGCCACAACCCGCATTTCTACGACGTCTTCAAGCTCTGGTGTGACGAATACTTCTTCCTCAAACACCGGGGTGAAACGCGCGGCATTGGCGGCATCTTCTTCGACTACCAAGACGGACGTGGCGATCTTTATAACAAAGGGCCTGCCCCTTCTGGCCCCGCTGGGCAAAAAGCAGCGGAAGTTGGCATCGTTCCCGATCTCGACTGGGAAAAACTGTTTGCCTTTGCCCAAGATTGCGGCCGTACTTTCCTACCGGCTTACGGCCCGATCGTGGAACGCCGCAAAGACACCCCCTGGGGCGATCGCGAGCGTCAATTCCAGCTCTACCGTCGGGGGCGCTACGTCGAATTCAACTTGGTCTACGATCGCGGCACTATTTTTGGGCTGCAAACCAATGGCCGCACCGAGTCGATTTTGATGTCCTTGCCACCGCTGGTGCGCTGGGAGTACATGTATCAACCCGAGGCGGGCAGCCGTGAGCAAGAGCTCTATGATGTCTTCCTCAAGCCCCAAGATTGGGTTAACTGGCCGACGACCTAAGGCTCGATCGATCGCAAGGGCAGTGATTGCGTCAGGGTAATCAACTCATCGCGGTGGGCCGTCACGGTAAAGTCCGAACGGTCTGCCGCGGTGAATTGTAATGTCACCTGTTCCGAGCGCTGCGCTTTCTGCCAGTAGAGCCGGCCTGCAAAAGGGGCCAGAACGGCAGGAATCAAACCCAGTTGAGGACTGCTCTCCGTGGCGATCGCAATCACCAGCCCCAAACAACCCAAGCCTGTTGCTGCCAAAGTCACAACAAAGATGGCAAGAAACAGACTCGGC
The sequence above is a segment of the Synechococcus elongatus PCC 11801 genome. Coding sequences within it:
- the mutY gene encoding A/G-specific adenine glycosylase translates to MFPTAAIPDLRRSLLAWYEQQGRDLPWRRTRDPYAIWISEVMLQQTQVQTVIPYYQRWLERFPTVEALAIADLNAVLKAWEGLGYYSRARNLHRAAQQIVTEHQGYFPEDATAVEALPGIGRTTAGGILSAAFNQPQAILDGNVKRVLARLGALPLPPARAIAQLWQWSEALIDPKHPRDFNQAIMDLGATVCTPRKPSCDRCPWSFACAAYNTEMTEQLPLREASSPIPHKQIGVAVIWNDRGQILIDQRKPEGLLGGLWEFPGGKIEAGESIEDCIRREIQEELGIAIAVGEHLISVDHTYTHFRVTLHVHHCQHLEGEPQAIECAEVRWVEPSELDDFAFPKANQQIIAAIQNK
- the hemF gene encoding oxygen-dependent coproporphyrinogen oxidase; the protein is MTVATPNLTTVPVPPSDSRERVKQFMQTLQDEICVGLEALDGGSQFREDSWERPEGGGGRSRVIREGNVFEQGGVNFSEVWGEKLPPSILAQYPEAAGHGYFATGTSMVLHPRNPYIPTVHLNYRYFEAGPVWWFGGGADLTPYYPFAEDAKHFHSSFKATCDRHNPHFYDVFKLWCDEYFFLKHRGETRGIGGIFFDYQDGRGDLYNKGPAPSGPAGQKAAEVGIVPDLDWEKLFAFAQDCGRTFLPAYGPIVERRKDTPWGDRERQFQLYRRGRYVEFNLVYDRGTIFGLQTNGRTESILMSLPPLVRWEYMYQPEAGSREQELYDVFLKPQDWVNWPTT
- a CDS encoding cofactor assembly of complex C subunit B; this encodes MSDRVTLASVFFITLLLVIGLVFFIRGSFKDRTTTQEFESDLDRPTLITQLQDYFRNRAYRVIENDPTQQRVVFEGIVAPSLFLAIFVVTLAATGLGCLGLVIAIATESSPQLGLIPAVLAPFAGRLYWQKAQRSEQVTLQFTAADRSDFTVTAHRDELITLTQSLPLRSIEP